The genomic window cacattatattattttatgttcaCAGTGGACTGGTAATAATAACCAGATAAACGGggtgtgtgtctctgtagcAGCAGGATTAGCAGCTCTTAAAGTTACAAAGCTAAATCAGCAGGATTTAGTTTTGTCGTCCAGCCAGCagacagactgtaaacatgacTGATGAATCATGGGAAGTTGAGTTCCACCTGCTTTCTTgtatttagcatgttagcatttcaTTATGCTAACAGTTAACATGTCGGCCTGCcatgctaactgttagcatgttGAGGCTGACACCAGTTTCATCCTATCGTGACGTTAAGTGTTCTGACCTGTTGGTGGCGTCACCGTGGTTCAGCCTCTGGGGATCATCAACGTCTCCACTCAAATTAAAGCCGATCCTTCCTTCAGTTTCTGACACAGTTCACTGTAAAGTGTACGACAGTGAAGAAGAAGTATTCTGATATTTTACtacagtaaaagtactgataTCACACTGTggaaatactccactacaagtaaaagtcctggaTTTAAAACTTGACTGAGGTCAAAGTTTGTGTCGGCAAAACGTACTTACATGGTTGTTAAGGtagttttcaacctggaccctaacAGTTGAGTGCAAAATGATGGACACACGTCACCCTCAACAGTCACCATCTTTGTGACATAGCAGAAGCTACATCACAAACCTCTCACCTGTTGACATGGCGGCTGGAGACAACAAGGAGTCTGTTAGTTCGACATGTTTTTACACTAAGAGCCAAAACTGCTGTTGAATAGAAGCCGTCAGTGATGTGTGTTGGGCCTGTGATGATTTGGTACCGCCAACAATAATGTGAGTGTTAGCTagcagtggcgtgcacagaatttttgaagggcaggggcgaaaagaaaaaaagggcacTTTAGTGAGcatttttcaacaattgggccACGAGGGGGGGCGACCGCCCATCCTGTGCACACCAtggttagctagcaagctaatgttagcattcgcgagctagctaacttgctccAAGACTCCAAAATTAACTGTAACTTCACAGTTAATGTACATCTGATCGCTGTGATTTAGGAATATGTTCCTGTAAAATTACTGTAtgtcactgtgatctcacagtTAAACTCTATTATTGTAATTGATCAGGATACTCCTgtaaaattaatatatttaactgtaatCTCAGTTAAAACCCGTTACATTACTGACATGACTGTACGGTCCTGTAAATAACTGTATTTGACTGTAACTTCACAGTTTATGTACATCTGATTACTGTGAATTAGCAGAATGATCCTGTAGAATTACTGTATGTCAGTTATCAAAGAGTTAAACTCCATATTACTGTGATTAAGACAGTAAGATCTAGCTTCATGAATTTCACAATAAGATTCTGAATATggttaaatatcacagtaaaagcctgtaaagtgataataatgtaatttactgtgaaatattacagttacatgtTGTAATTTGCAGTGTATGACACGTACAgctgtaacatatttgtggtttttgtgGTGACTCGGCTGTACCGCCCACGACTCGACCAAAAGTCAGTGGTTCAcagtttttcaaagtaaaagtcgtGATGTTGGCGTCCTCATCAGAAACATGAGCCTGTGTCATGTTTGTCATATTAACGTCTGCTGAGTGATGAGACTCAGCTGCTGTACGGAGGGCTGACAGGAGAGATGAcagcacctcctcctcttcatcattaacagcacctcctcctcttcatcatcatttcaTCACAAAGTGAACTTGACTcgtctgttttcattttctctgaggatcaatttatttttttaaccacaaaaacctcttgagattaaaaatcccTTTTCCAGAGTGTCCCGGccgagacaggcagcaacataaagttacagaacagaaataaaaagtaaaactatCTGTATTAACGTGAGAACATCAGAGGACGATCAGCCGGTCAAACTGAGTTAaagtctcagtgtgtctcagctTTCTGTCCAAACTGTGACTGAATCTGTCGCTGAGAgcagcacttttatttttatctcatcATCAGTGTCTCATCATAGAAACATTAACTGTTAGTTTTATTCTCTCAAAGCAGAAAattctatttttattgttaaaataaatttacGCTCAGTCGTTTATTCACAGATTCGATTAATCTTCATAAAATtaactgtaaataaacaacatcagTTCCCGTCTGTGATCCacagatataaaaacatattaatgtgtttttatattttagatCGTCATCCTCTGATATCTGATTATTTTACTATCTGAACACATCCGAGCATGAACCCACATGGGAGTAAAGTACAGAGGAGAACACCTGATCACCACTAAAGTACGTCTGATAAATATTATTGTTACAGTTAATATTTGggcagtttgttttatttgggtGAAGTTTACAGATAAAATCCTGCAactcatttaaaatctttattttatattttacaattttacgattttatgactttttatggtttatttaatcttatgattttttttaaatcagttaatccatgtttaaactgtgttttaatgtccttttatattaaattacctgtttgtctgttttatgtgaaGCACTCAGAGCTTATACTGCCtttactgtaaaacactttgtgctgcatgtcttgtatgaaaggtgctgtgtaaacaacatttattattattattattagtaataaaataaaagtttgatCCGTCTGACTTcagaacattttaatttgatttaaactCAGTTTGAGGATCTAAAAGCTCCTGAAGTCCTGAAAGATCTCGTTTATGTCTTCTGACCAAAAGATAACAGGATCTCTTCTTTCAGGGTTTCATCAGATTCAACTGtttctgtttcctgtcagaACTTTCAGATTAAAAGCTTTTAATCTTCATGTGGAAAaggaaaattaagaaaataaaactcaaacaaaatcaaatggGAAATTTATCTTGAGATGatggtctcctcctcttcttcctccacttCACATTTTTCTTCacctctttttcctcctccttcttgttCTTCCTATTCTTCATcttgtccctctctctctcttcatcctcctcattcttcttcctctttcttcttttttcctcctcctatttgttcttcttcttttgcctcctcctcctcctcctcctcctcctcctcctccaggagCAGAGATGGGTCTGGGGACGAGGTTGGATGTGCCTGTGGGCGACCTCTCTCTGATCAGAGGACTGTGGGAGGTTCGAGTGAGGAagtacagacagagacagaagaaggAGCAGGAGAGGATCGAGAAGAGCGCGCTGCCAAAGTAATCCTTATTAGAAATGGAGTAATGAAATACTGTCATACTGCAACCCTCCCAAAGTAATCCTTACTCCTAGTGGAGTACTGTATACTGTGGTATTTCTACTTTACCTGCTGTTCACTCTGTGATGACGTGAAAAGATGAACTAGGAATATTTTTGTCTTAAAGAGCTGCTGAGGAGCACCTGAACGCACCACGAGTAGTTCACCAGCTACCAAttgttatgacttttttttcatgtaaaagaaaaactaatTATCACAATGAAACCagaatgtaattaaaaaataaatgcaccatCTCACATGAGTCTAAACTTAGTTTTATAGTTTTCAGATCTCCTCTCTCTGTAAACATTCGTCTGTGGAGTAAACgtaacctcctgaatgtctcaGTCGGAGTCGGACTCACACACAGCTGACTGTTGTTTGTCATGGACCGTGAGGGTCACGGCTGATTTTAGTAATATGAACACACAGACTGCTATTTATACCCAAACATCAGCGCTGTTTGTCCACAGAGACGACAGGTCGGCACAAAGGTCACCAgtttggaaaagaaacattcCGTCTGTCTGAAATCTAATCGGACGTTAATATGGAGCCAAAGATGCTTCATtaacatgtctgtgtgtctgtgtgtctgcaggatCGACCAGCAGTGGCAGTATCGTATCTACTGTAAGACACTAAAGAGCAAGGAACGCACCCTGCTGCATCAGTACCTGGAGAGATCTACTCTGTCACCTCATTTACAGCCACACACAGGTAAACATCCGTCACTCCGTCCATCTCTCCTTGTAGTTTATTTACATATGTGgacctcaacaagatggccGCCCCTCCCGCTCTGCAGCGACCTCTGAGAGGGGTGTAGCAGTGATTAAAGGTGTTGtgacacctgccctgtttggttcggttcagtctAACTCCAGCtggtttgccccctcagtgtggttcatttgtgcaggtgtgaacacaccaaaacaaccggactgagaccttcttgaagaggtggtctcagtccggttccaaaggaactctggtgcggttggtttgtggtgagaaggtgttccgacctggatgtgaagcaactgcagtcacatgacacattgtttgggttaaacatgagcatgttacagtcctggaggattattaatgtgcacctcctcctgtactgccttaatatgcacattcagcacatccaatgcatcaaaacattgttttctagttggagccgcgcctcgttttcaaactgtatggtttgactaaaatgaacaatgacagcaatatagtccacgatgagcagcgctaaaatcaacctgcgtagttgtccctccattgtgacattagaaagtgtcacatttatcttgcaagtgtactcttcttcaacgtttgctttacttcctggatttttcccacatggaaattctgaccaatcaagagcagctttctcacacaaggcatttgatctggtcctcttgtaaatgctgccgtgagaacacgaaccaactctaggcaattatacaactttggaacaacatgagtccctgattcagaccagaggagaccactctagggctgacaggaTCCTTggagcagtggttcccacctGGTTCAGCCATGCGGTCCAGATGTCTCCTTAGTCCTCAGTTCAAGGTCCGcatagtttaatacattcagcgtcatacatGTTGTCGAGTTAGTTAGCTGTCTCTGTGAAGTAGCTGTCTGTAAGTCACTGACTCTACGGCAGGAAACAACACTttgaaataaaagctctgtgctggaaatccACTGgacttcaaaacaaaatgtatttttttacaaacttgactcGTTGGCCAGTCAATTGTggtccattcaaaatggacccgtgacccactttaagaccgcaacccaccagttgggaaccactgattcaGAGTgttctgctctgtcagatctgCATGAGACAAAGAGTCACCGGGTTGAATACAGTTGTTCAGGATTTGGTCGTGTTTCGCTGGAACAAAGGATGTCACAGTTTCTGATGTTttgttggaaactgatgcaaCGTAGAGGttgtccagtttattttccaacGCCTCATTAAAGGCTAGCCGGATGCCTGTTCAGCAGAAAGATCCGAGTTATCAAAATCACATCCGGTGTTTGATTCCTCCATGCTTGCCTCTGATGTAGATACGCATGCTGAGATGATCGTGCTTGTTGATGTGGTCAGGGATCGTAGCTGGAGCTCATcttctccatctcttcctcaaTGTTTAAATCATCAGCGCTGATGTTTTCTTCAAccctcatgaccataggtgagatCTGGGACATAGATGAATCAGAAAATCtagagctttgccttctggttCAGCTCCCTTGTCACCACGACAGTGCCGTGCAACGGCTGCATCACTGATGATGCCGTGCTGAACCGCCTGTCCATCTCACGCTTCATTTAAcgctgacaaaaaaagccgtcctttgaCATCGGCATGAAACACGGCCAAGTTGCCATTATACTTTAATGGCGCTCTGCATTGTCAGGGCGCAACGCTGcgagacaagaacaaaagttaacgCGGCGAAATTCTGAGCAGGGTGGAagttgtggtggatgggtccaacaaccaccgactatAAACCCAGGAGAGCTGTGTTCGCATCCCgtgagattgtaaagccaaccctgtccttttttcctaaacccaaccatgtgtttttgtttgtgttgtactgacgtagtgcttttattttgaaagagactttatgcaaactgtacatttgaaaacagacaatacatgtaacaggatgaagttgacacggcgtcccagaacgtcaacaaccaacacacccagggtaccttggacgtcatatgtggacgtggaaagtccatgaccaaacgtggacatgtgacgaggtcacagtgaggatgatgatggtttatatgtttatttgctgatgatgtgttgttgtgtatgtgtattatCTGACCatgtgttgtgtatttgttgtCATGTATCTGTCAGAATCAGGGCAGGAGGATCACACAGACGAGCAGGAACAGAAAGATCCAGAGCAGAACAAACTCATCTTCCAGCTGGATGGAGATCAGTGGATGGTACGTTAACACGCTCTGCAATGTTcatgtgacagaaaataacagATAATAATGAGTGAATATTTGTGCAGGACTTCCCGAGGGAGCTGCAGTGGATGACCTACCTGAAAGAGTGGCACGTCCATGGGACAAAGATCAGCCGGCTGCCTGACTACCTGCGTCTGTTCACTCAGCTCACCGTGCTCGAGATCCCCAAAAACGCCATTGCCGAGCTGCCACCTGCGATCGGTGAGGAAGAAACACGAGATCTCACATATGAGAAAGTTTTAGAGGAGATTTGCTTTTCAGTCCCAAACCAAACTGAGCTGCAGATTCTTCAGTCAATTTGCTTCTTTAGTTTTTCTTCTTTAATCAGAGTCTGACAGATGATGTCACCCTGATGTTAAAGATCATTTGTGCCACTGAAGAACAGTCTCGTCTGTCCTCAGGTAAACTGACCTGTCTGAAGGAATTAAATGTCAGCTACAACCGTCTGAGCAAAGTTCCACCAGAACTTGGAAACTGCGAGAACCTGACGAGACTCGAACTGACGGGAAACCTGAACCTGTCGGAGCTGCCGTTTGAGGTGAGACAGAGGAGATGAGACGACCCGTCCTGTGGTCACTTCAGAGCTCGGCTCATTAAATGAATCTACAGATAGAAAACTTCATCAGAGACTCGACTCTGAAAGATTCACTCATCATTTGATTTTTGTCAATCTGCGTCGTCATTTGTaaaagttaaaggaacagttggACATTTTGGAAATCGTTTTTTGCTGAGAGTTTAATTTTCAGAGCCGAGAAACAGTTCGACACATACAGCAGCAAATTAGAGTTTCATCACTTTGGTTatggttttaaaataaaagaaacaagatGGCTCACTCCTTCACTACTTCCATCATCAGCTCccgaaaaaaacaaaaaacaaaaagtgttcaATTAACTTTTATAGGGTTAGATAgttgttaaatgtaaatgttccatttaCGGGGCCGATGTCAATGTAACAGACGGACAGAAAACAGTATCAGCCAACACATGATGACTTTGTCAGATCAGGGGTCAGTTTTATTATGACAATGTCACTGTATTGATGatcatgatgtcactgtgttgatgatgatcatgatgtcactgtgttgataatgatgatgtcactgcaTCAGCTGAGCAGCCTGAAGCAGGTGGTTCACCTGGACATCGCGGAGAACAAGTTCATATCGATCCCCATCTGCGCTCTGAGGATGAGCAGCCTGCAGCTGTTGGACCTGAGCAACAACAGTCTGACCGACCTGCCGCAGGACATGGACAGGTAACTGATGACGTCATCACCACCTGTGTGGTGTTCCCCTCGCTTCCAGtcgttatgctaagctaagctaaccatgcATAGCATCTCTCCGTTACGTTCTTAGATCTTTAGTTTAATATTGCCGAAAAAAATCTGCACTGAAATTAACAGAAAACTAATgtttgtataaataaagttctctgtatgtgtgtgtgtgtgtgtatgtgtgtgtgtgtgtgtgtgtgtgcgtgcaggtTGGAGCAGCTGGTCACCCTCTTAGTCCATAAGAACCAGCTGACGTACCTCCCTCATTGTCTCACCAACATCTCCACGCTCAAGATGATCGTCGTCAGCGGCGACGAGCTCAACTGCATCCCAACCAAACTGTGCAGAAACCCCGACATCAAGTAAGAAAAACACTCTGACATCAGGTACACAAACCACACCAACATCTAGTACACAACACATTTCTTGTTTTGACCAGCTGACCAAACATCTTCCGGCAGGTTTATCCGACTGTACGACAGCCGAGTGagtgaagagaagaagaagaaagaagaggaggagaagaagaaagagaagaacaAGAGGAAGAGGTGGAGTCAGCAGAAAAAGGAGGAAGTGAAGAAGGACGGTGGAGAGAAGGAGTTCATCGAGGCGTACATCAACTCGCTGAAGGACAGAGgtgagagaaacaaaacacaactcaCTAACGAGCAGGTGAACTGAGACTGTATCTGTTTTTCTGGGGAGAACAAACTTTAACACactgaaaaataatatatatatatatatatatataagaaatCTGATAatttacagtaaacaaaatacaaacttCTGTGACcatgcattaaaaaataatgatgctAAACTGAATCAAAAGTATCAGTATCTAATAAATTGTGCTGTATATTGTAAAAATATTATTTGCTATATTTC from Epinephelus moara isolate mb chromosome 8, YSFRI_EMoa_1.0, whole genome shotgun sequence includes these protein-coding regions:
- the lrrc2 gene encoding leucine-rich repeat-containing protein 2 — translated: MGLGTRLDVPVGDLSLIRGLWEVRVRKYRQRQKKEQERIEKSALPKIDQQWQYRIYCKTLKSKERTLLHQYLERSTLSPHLQPHTESGQEDHTDEQEQKDPEQNKLIFQLDGDQWMDFPRELQWMTYLKEWHVHGTKISRLPDYLRLFTQLTVLEIPKNAIAELPPAIGKLTCLKELNVSYNRLSKVPPELGNCENLTRLELTGNLNLSELPFELSSLKQVVHLDIAENKFISIPICALRMSSLQLLDLSNNSLTDLPQDMDRLEQLVTLLVHKNQLTYLPHCLTNISTLKMIVVSGDELNCIPTKLCRNPDIKFIRLYDSRVSEEKKKKEEEEKKKEKNKRKRWSQQKKEEVKKDGGEKEFIEAYINSLKDRDTIPEATTKVSISCLL